The Syntrophales bacterium DNA segment AAATCGACTTCGAGAAGCTGGCCGAGAAGTTCAAGACGGGGCGCAGGCGCACTTTGAACGAGAAGCTCAAGGGAACGGTTGCACAGAAGCTCATGGTCCTGGTGCGGAAGAACCGCACCAGGATGGATTATCTAGAGCAATTCCAGGCGATGATCGACGCCTACAACGCGGGCAGCCTCAACGCCGAGGAGTTCTTCCTGCAACTGGTGGCCTTTGCCCGGAGTCTGAATGAAGAAGAGCAGCGGGGCGTGGGCGAGCAATTAAGTGAAGAGGAGCTGGCGCTCTTCGACCTCCTGACCAAGCCGCAGATCGACATGAGCGACGCGGATCGGGAAAAGGTCAAAGCCACTGCCAGGGAACTGCTATCAACGCTCAAAGCGGGCAAACTGGTGCTCGATTGGCGCAAACGCCAGCAGGCCCGCGCCGAAGTGCGGGTGACGATCGAGAAACTGCTGGACCAAGGCTTGCCGAGGATCTATACGCCAAAGCTTTTTGAGCAGAAAACAACGGCCGTGTTCCAGCACGTCTATGACGCCTACTACGGCGCGGGGCGCAGCGTGTATGAAAAAGGAAACAGCCTTGGCGCTGCCTATGAAGCACATTAAAAAAATTTGTTGACAGGGCGTTTTCACTCTGGTAGGGGAAAAGCCGTTTTTAAAGGTTAATGAAAAGTGTGGATGAAATGACTGTGAATAATGCCTGCAAAAACTGGCGCTGGTGGAGCAAATACGAAGGGGAGAGGTTTGCCGACCGCGTTTGACCATCATTGATGTAAAAAATACAGCCGTGGCAGCCTCTTGGGGCAGCCACGGTTTTTTTGTTTTCAGGATTAAAAAAGGCCGTGACGATTCGCGGCCTTTTTTAATCCTGAAAATTTATGGAGAATTTGATCATGCATGTACCGGATTTTGAAACATTCCAAAAACTGGCGAACGAGGGAAACCTGATCCCCGTTTTTCGCGAACTGCTCGCGGATGCGGAAACGCCCGTGACGCTGCTGCTCAAACTGGCCGATCGACCCCGGGTGTTTCTGCTGGAAAGCGTGGAAGGCGGGGAAAAATGGGGGCGTTACAGCTTTCTCGGAACGGATCCGAAGATCATTGTGAGGATTCGTAAAGATCATGTGATTATTGAGGAAAATGGAGAATCCCGGCAAATTCCTCATAAGGGAGACCCGCTCGGAGTTCTGGAGGAGCTGCTGGGGCGCCGGCGCCCGGTCTCCGTGGGGGAACTGCCCCGTTTTTACGGCGGCGCCGTCGGTTTTTTCGGTTACGACACCGTTCGTTATTTTGAGCGGCTTCCCGAGCACCGAATGCCCGGCAGCGATCAAGACGATGCCGTCTTTCTCATAACCGATACCATGGTCATTTTCGACAATGTCCGGCACACGATAAAAATCGTCTCCTCGGCCGCTATCGACGAAAACACGGATCTGCAAACGGCATACTCGGACGCGGTGCGGAAAATCGATGAGCTGCTGGAAATTCTGCGCTCTCCCGCCGTTCCCGCAATCAGCAGTTCCCAACCCACCGTACCGGAGGAATCGTTTCACCCGGAGATAGAAAAACAGGAGTATCTGGCGATGGTCGACCAGGCGCGAAAGTACATCATGGCCGGAGACGTCATCCAGGTTGTCTTGGCGCAACGGTTCCACCGACCGACAACCGCGTCCCCCTCGGCTCTCTACCGGGCCCTGCGCTTTGTAAACCCCTCCCCCTACCTTTTCTTTCTGAAGATAGACGACACGCATCTCATTGGTTCCTCACCGGAGGTGATGGTCCGTCTCGAGGAGGGCCTCGCCGAGCTCAAGCCGATTGCGGGGACCCGACGCCGGGGGAAAACCGAGCAGGAAGACCGGAAGCTTGCCGACGAACTGCTGCAGGATCCGAAGGAACGGGCGGAGCACGTCATGCTGGTGGACTTGGGGCGCAACGACCTGGGGCGAATCGCCCGCACCGGCAGCGTTCAGGTCAACCGGCTGATGGCGGTGGAGCGCTATTCCCACGTCATGCACCTTGTTTCGCTCTTGCAGGCGCAAATGCAGGAAGGGAAGAACGCCTATGATCTGCTGCGGGCGACCTTTCCCGCCGGGACACTGAGCGGCGCCCCGAAGGTGCGGGCAATGGAGATCATTGCGGAGCTGGAACCATCCCCGCGCGGGGCTTATGGCGGGGCGGTGGGTTATTTCAGCTATGGAGGAAACGCAGATTTCTGCATCACGATTCGCACGATGCTGCTTCGCAACGGCGAGGTCTTTATCCAGGCCGGGGCGGGAATCGTCGCCGATTCCGATCCGGAGAGCGAATATCAGGAAACGCTGGGCAAGGCGGAAGGGGTTTTCCAGGCGGTGCGCCTTGCGGAAAACGGCCTGGAACTGTAACGTACCTACATAGACAGACAGTCGCGACAAACCGGCGGACGGATGCCAAAGCATAAGCAAAGGAGGGAAAAAATGATTTTGATGATCGATAATTATGACTCGTTCACCTACAATCTGGTGCAGTACATAAGCCAACTGGGCGGCGAGGTGGAGGTGCATCGCAATGATGCGATCACGATTGCGCAAATCGAGGCGCTGCAGCCGGAGGCGATCGTCGTCTCGCCGGGCCCCTGCTCACCCGAACAGGCGGGAATCAGCGTCGCGGTGATCCGCCGTTTTCACCAGGAGTTGCCGATTCTCGGGGTCTGCCTTGGACATCAGGCAATCGGCCAGGCCTTCGGGGGGCGCGTCATCCGGGCCAAGCGGGTCATGCATGGAAAAACCTCGCCGATCGCCAATGACGGCAGGACGATCTTTGCAGGCCTCGCCAACCCGTTTACCGCCGGCCGTTATCATTCGCTGATTGTCGAACGGGACTCGCTGCCCGACTGCCTTGAAATCAGCGCGGAAACCGCCGAAGGGGAAATCATGGGGCTGCGGCACCGGTCGCTGCCGATTGAGGGAATCCAGTTTCATCCCGAATCGATTCTGACGCCGTCCGGCAAGCGGATCATCCGCAATTTCCTGACAATGGTGAAACATTAACGACGGCCTGCCATCGCAAAGGGGAATGAAAATTGAGGGGCGAACCCATCCCCACCCTTTCCCTCCCCTTGAAGGGGAGGGAAGTTGGATGCAATATTTTCAACAAGTTGAGTTATATTTTCAGATGAAAATGGGGGAGAGAGATATGATCAAGGAAACAATAGCGAAACTGGTTGCCGGCGAAAATCTGCGGGAAGAGGAGATGCTCTCGGCCATGGGGGAGATTATGGAAGGGGCGGCCACTCCCGCCCAGATCGCCGCCTTCATGACGGCGCTTCGGATCAAGGGCGAAACTGTTGAGGAACTGACCGGGGCCGCCCGGACCATGCGGCGAATGGCGACGAGGATAGACGCCCGTTCGTCCGTTGTCGTCGATACCTGCGGCACCGGCGGCGACGGCATGAATACCTTCAATATCTCGACGACAACGGCCTTCGTTGTCGCGGCAGCGGGGTTGACCGTCGCCAAGCACGGCAACCGGGCCGTCTCGAGCCGCTGCGGCAGCGCCGATGTCCTCGAAGCACTGGGCGTCAACATAAACGTCGGGCCGGAAATCATGGAGGAGTGCCTCCAGCAGATCGGGATCGCCTTTCTCTTCGCCCCGCAACTCCACGGCGCGATGAAATACGCGATCGGCCCCCGCCGGGAAATCGGCATCCGCACTATTTTCAATATGCTGGGACCGCTGACCAACCCCGCCGGGGCGACGGCGCAGCTCATCGGCGTGTATGATCCGAAGCTTACGGAGATGTTTGCCGGGGTATTGAAGAATCTCGGGACAAAACGGGCGTTTATCGTGCACGGCGGCGGTCTTGACGAGGCGACCGTCACCGGGGAGACGAGGGTCTCAGAATTGAACGAAGGGTTTATTTCCACTTACAATATCGATCCGATAGATTTACTGGGGGAGGTTTATCCGGATAAAGATCTTGCCGGCGGGGATGCCGAAAAAAACGCCGGGATCACGCTGGATATTCTCACGGGGACCGCCTCCGGGGCGTCCCGTCAGATCGTCGTTCTGAATGCGGCGCTCGCCATCGTCGCCGGGGGTAAGGCAAACACCATCGCCGAGGGGATTGCGGCGGCACAAGAGTGCATCGACAGCGGCGCCGCTCTGGGGAAGCTGCGCGAGCTGAAAGAGAGGAGCAACGGTTGATCCTGGATGAAATTGTTGCGAAAAAGCGGGACGAAGTCGCCACGCGCCAGAAGAAAACACCTTTGAGGGCATTGGCAGAGACGATTGCCCGGATGCCTCCGACAAGAGATTTTTCCACGGCGCTGAAGCGGGAAATCGCGATCATCGCCGAGATCAAGCGGCGCTCTCCATCTCATGGCCTGCTCCGAAAGGAGTTTGATCCGGCAAAAATCGCCCTTCTCTACGAGCAAAACGGGGCGGCGGCTATCTCGGTTTTGACGGACGAGACCTTTTTTGGGGGAAGCGACAATGACATCGCCGCCGTCAAAAACGCCGTTTTGCTCCCAGTCCTCCGGAAGGAGTTCATTATCGATCCCTATCAGATCGCGGAAACCCGGGCAATCGGGGCTGACGCCCTCTTGCTGATCGCGTCCCTCCTGGGCGAGAGGGAACTCCACAACTACCGCAAGCAAGCGGAATCACTTGGTCTCGCAGCGCTGGTGGAGGTCCACAGCCGGGAAGAACTCTTGGCCGCGCTTGCCTCCGGCGCCCGCATTATCGGCGTCAACAACCGAAATTTGAATACATTGGCAACAGACCTCTGCGTATCGCGGGAACTGGCGCCGCTGATCCCTCCTGGGCTGACAACAGTCAGCGAAAGCGGGATAGAAGCAGAACAGGACATCGCCGCGCTTCGCGAGTCGGGCTTCAACGCGTTTTTGATCGGCGGGGCGCTCCTTTCCGCCCCGGACGCCGGGGTGAAACTGCGGGAGCTTGCAGGGAAGAGGGAACGATGATCGAAATAAAGATCTGCGGAATCACCAATCGCGAGGACGCCCTCGTAGCAGCAGCTTTGGGGGCAAACGCACTCGGGTTTATCTTTCATCCGGCAAGTCCCCGATATGTATCTCCCATAGAGGCAAAGGAAATAATAAAGCTGCTGCCGCCCACCATAACCAGGGTCGGGGTTTTCGTCAACAGCGGCGAGGCTGAGGTAAAAAAGACAGCCGACATCTGCGGACTGGACGTTATTCAACTGCACGGAGACGAATCCCCGGAATACTGCCGCCGCTTCCCGCCGGAATCAATAGTCAAGGCCGTTTTTCTCAATAGCGATAACGATCTTGCCTGCCTCGAGAGCTACCATGTCCGGGCCTTCCTGGCGGACTCCCGCCATGACGGCCGGTACGGCGGAACCGGCACGAAGGCCGACTGGGAGCTTGCCGCCAGGACCGCTGAAAAATATCCGCTGATCATCGCCGGGGGACTTAACGAGACAAATATCGCCGCCGCCCTGACAACGGTGAAGCCGGTAGCCGTCGATATCAACAGCGGCATTGAGAAAGCGCCGGGGATAAAGGATCATGAACGAATGAAGCGGTTCATCGGGATCGTAAAAAATATGAAACTCTCCGCAACGGCCGGCGCCGCTGCCCACGCAAACGGCATCTTTAAGAAAAGATAACTACTCAGGTGGATAGTCTGTAGGTGTTTAGGTGGGTTGGGGTCATTCATTCGTTCTTTGCGCAGTCCTCACACTACGGGCGGTTCGCGAACCACCCGTACTACGCTTAATGTTCATCAAATTGGAGGGATGCGCTCCGTCGCGTCCGGGGCATTTGCCTGTAACGACCGATGAGCGACCAGTTGCTGAGAAAATGCGGCAGGAGCAGTCAGAGTAACTGCTTTGGCGCCCGCAAGGGCGGGAAAAGATTTCATAGAGGAGGAAATTTTCAGATCATGCAAACCAGACTGCCGGATAAAAACGGCCATTTCGGAATTTTCGGGGGGCGCTACGCGGCCGAAACGCTGATGCCCGCCCTGCTGGAGCTGGATATTACCTACAAGGCGGCCAGACAGGACAGGAGCTTCCAAAAGGAGCTCAGCTTTTATCTTCATGAGTACGCGGGACGCAAGACCCCGCTCTACGATGCACGGCGCTTCTCCGAGGCCCTCGGCGGGGCGAAGATCTATCTGAAGCGAGAGGACATGAATCACACCGGTTCGCACAAGATAAACAATACGCTGGGGCAGACGCTCCTGGCCCGGCGGATGGGAAAGAAAAAGGTGATCGCGGAAACCGGGGCAGGTCAGCACGGCGTTGCAACCGCGACCGCCGCCGCCCTGCTGGGCATGGAATGCCGGATTTTCATGGGGACGGAGGACATCCGCAGGCAGGCGCACAACGTCTTCCGGATGAAAATCCTTGGGGCCGAAGTCGTACCGGTTTCAGCCGGAACCGCAACCCTCAAAGACGCGATGAACGAGGCAATGCGCGCCTGGGTCGCCTCGGTGCGCGACACGTTCTATGTGATCGGCACAACGGCCGGACCGCATCCCTACCCGGCAATGGTGCGCGATTTTCAGAGCGTCATCGGCAGGGAAGCGAAAAAACAGATTCTGCAAAAGGAGGGTCGGCTTCCCGATCTGCTTGTCGCCTGCATCGGCGGGGGCAGCAACGCCCTGGGGCTTTTTTATCCGTTTCTCGGCGATAGCGCGGTCGCGATGACCGGCGTGGAAGCGGGAGGAAAGGGTCTGACAACGGGGTTTCATGCCGCGAGCATTACCGCCGGGCAAATCGGGGTTCTGCATGGCAACAAGACCTACCTTCTCCAGAGCGACTCCGGTCAGGTTCTTGACGCCTATTCGATCGCCGCCGGGCTTGACTATCCCGGGGTCGGGCCGGAGCATGCCTGGCTTGCCGATACGGGCCGGGTAAACTACCTGACCGTCACCGACGAAGAGGCCGTGGCTGCCTTCATGCTGCTGTCGCATCTGGAGGGGATCATTCCCGCGCTGGAGAGTTCGCACGCCCTCGCCCATGCAATCAAAATCGCCCCCGGCATGGCCAGGGAGAAAATAATCATCGTCAATCTCTCTGGCCGCGGAGACAAGGATGCGCAGACGATCTCCGAAAGCAAGGAGGTACAAAAGTAATGGGAAGAATTGAAGAAAAATTTGTCGCCTTAAAAAAAGAGGGAAAAAAGGCATTCATTGCTTACATTACCGCGGGGGATCCCGATTTGCGGACAACCGGGATGCTGATTCCTGCCCTGGAGCGGGCCGGGGTGGATATCATCGAAATCGGCGTTCCCTTTTCCGATCCCGTCGCGGATGGCCCGATAATCCAGGCGGCCTCTGAACGGGCGCTGAAAAAGGGGATAAAGCTGGATGATATCTTTAAAATGATTGCCACCGTCCGTAAAAAGAGTCGGCTGCCGATCGTTCTTTTCGGTTATTACAACCCTGTTCTGCACTACGGAAACGCTGCCTTCGCCGCCGCGGCGGGGGCTTCCGGGGTGGACGGGATTCTCGTTGTCGATCTCCCCCCCGAGGAAGCCGATGAACTGCGGCGCTACACGGACCCGGCCGGGCTTTCGTTCATCACCCTCATCGCCCCGACGACCGGACTTGCGCGAATCCGGAAAATGGTTGGCCGGGCGTCGGGATTCCTGTACTACATTTCCGTGACCGGCGTCACCGGAACGGCCAAGCCGGTGCTTGAAGATATACGCAATGACATGAAAAACCTGAGGACAATTACCTCGCTCCCAACCGTCGTTGGCTTCGGG contains these protein-coding regions:
- a CDS encoding phosphoribosylanthranilate isomerase; its protein translation is MIEIKICGITNREDALVAAALGANALGFIFHPASPRYVSPIEAKEIIKLLPPTITRVGVFVNSGEAEVKKTADICGLDVIQLHGDESPEYCRRFPPESIVKAVFLNSDNDLACLESYHVRAFLADSRHDGRYGGTGTKADWELAARTAEKYPLIIAGGLNETNIAAALTTVKPVAVDINSGIEKAPGIKDHERMKRFIGIVKNMKLSATAGAAAHANGIFKKR
- the trpB gene encoding tryptophan synthase subunit beta → MQTRLPDKNGHFGIFGGRYAAETLMPALLELDITYKAARQDRSFQKELSFYLHEYAGRKTPLYDARRFSEALGGAKIYLKREDMNHTGSHKINNTLGQTLLARRMGKKKVIAETGAGQHGVATATAAALLGMECRIFMGTEDIRRQAHNVFRMKILGAEVVPVSAGTATLKDAMNEAMRAWVASVRDTFYVIGTTAGPHPYPAMVRDFQSVIGREAKKQILQKEGRLPDLLVACIGGGSNALGLFYPFLGDSAVAMTGVEAGGKGLTTGFHAASITAGQIGVLHGNKTYLLQSDSGQVLDAYSIAAGLDYPGVGPEHAWLADTGRVNYLTVTDEEAVAAFMLLSHLEGIIPALESSHALAHAIKIAPGMAREKIIIVNLSGRGDKDAQTISESKEVQK
- the trpA gene encoding tryptophan synthase subunit alpha, with the translated sequence MGRIEEKFVALKKEGKKAFIAYITAGDPDLRTTGMLIPALERAGVDIIEIGVPFSDPVADGPIIQAASERALKKGIKLDDIFKMIATVRKKSRLPIVLFGYYNPVLHYGNAAFAAAAGASGVDGILVVDLPPEEADELRRYTDPAGLSFITLIAPTTGLARIRKMVGRASGFLYYISVTGVTGTAKPVLEDIRNDMKNLRTITSLPTVVGFGISTPEQAASIAALADGVVVGSALVKLIGANGKSNELLPDIASFAAGIRQALDAAPLNQADFPVNGEKRSSGKKKS
- a CDS encoding aminodeoxychorismate/anthranilate synthase component II — encoded protein: MILMIDNYDSFTYNLVQYISQLGGEVEVHRNDAITIAQIEALQPEAIVVSPGPCSPEQAGISVAVIRRFHQELPILGVCLGHQAIGQAFGGRVIRAKRVMHGKTSPIANDGRTIFAGLANPFTAGRYHSLIVERDSLPDCLEISAETAEGEIMGLRHRSLPIEGIQFHPESILTPSGKRIIRNFLTMVKH
- the trpC gene encoding indole-3-glycerol phosphate synthase TrpC — its product is MILDEIVAKKRDEVATRQKKTPLRALAETIARMPPTRDFSTALKREIAIIAEIKRRSPSHGLLRKEFDPAKIALLYEQNGAAAISVLTDETFFGGSDNDIAAVKNAVLLPVLRKEFIIDPYQIAETRAIGADALLLIASLLGERELHNYRKQAESLGLAALVEVHSREELLAALASGARIIGVNNRNLNTLATDLCVSRELAPLIPPGLTTVSESGIEAEQDIAALRESGFNAFLIGGALLSAPDAGVKLRELAGKRER
- the trpD gene encoding anthranilate phosphoribosyltransferase; the protein is MIKETIAKLVAGENLREEEMLSAMGEIMEGAATPAQIAAFMTALRIKGETVEELTGAARTMRRMATRIDARSSVVVDTCGTGGDGMNTFNISTTTAFVVAAAGLTVAKHGNRAVSSRCGSADVLEALGVNINVGPEIMEECLQQIGIAFLFAPQLHGAMKYAIGPRREIGIRTIFNMLGPLTNPAGATAQLIGVYDPKLTEMFAGVLKNLGTKRAFIVHGGGLDEATVTGETRVSELNEGFISTYNIDPIDLLGEVYPDKDLAGGDAEKNAGITLDILTGTASGASRQIVVLNAALAIVAGGKANTIAEGIAAAQECIDSGAALGKLRELKERSNG
- the trpE gene encoding anthranilate synthase component I is translated as MHVPDFETFQKLANEGNLIPVFRELLADAETPVTLLLKLADRPRVFLLESVEGGEKWGRYSFLGTDPKIIVRIRKDHVIIEENGESRQIPHKGDPLGVLEELLGRRRPVSVGELPRFYGGAVGFFGYDTVRYFERLPEHRMPGSDQDDAVFLITDTMVIFDNVRHTIKIVSSAAIDENTDLQTAYSDAVRKIDELLEILRSPAVPAISSSQPTVPEESFHPEIEKQEYLAMVDQARKYIMAGDVIQVVLAQRFHRPTTASPSALYRALRFVNPSPYLFFLKIDDTHLIGSSPEVMVRLEEGLAELKPIAGTRRRGKTEQEDRKLADELLQDPKERAEHVMLVDLGRNDLGRIARTGSVQVNRLMAVERYSHVMHLVSLLQAQMQEGKNAYDLLRATFPAGTLSGAPKVRAMEIIAELEPSPRGAYGGAVGYFSYGGNADFCITIRTMLLRNGEVFIQAGAGIVADSDPESEYQETLGKAEGVFQAVRLAENGLEL